In Haloarcula salinisoli, one genomic interval encodes:
- a CDS encoding formate/nitrite transporter family protein yields MSDSGRQERPHSDRSESGAPTGGHTIRDRFSSNEIFQRIVVAADDEITARPRKLVAGGLAAGFAITVTFLLYASLTAKTDGAPVASALLYPLGFVFIILGDYELYTENTLPPVTLVLERIASLPTLGRIWLLVLLGNFVGGALGALALSATGVLSSASATAAAGFATEAIETAWWTLFMKAVVAGLIVAGVVWVDYSLRDGIARITMVYVAFLAIPIGDLYHVVVSWTEMLYLVFEGELALAVGVWEFVVPVLLGNSIGGVLLVTVVNYFQTTERRVATARVSKVQQLSAREWLLGGVAGDDRSYVPKREDRE; encoded by the coding sequence ATGAGTGACTCCGGCCGCCAGGAGCGGCCCCACAGCGACCGCTCCGAGAGCGGCGCTCCGACCGGCGGACACACGATTCGGGACCGGTTCTCCTCGAACGAGATATTCCAGCGCATCGTGGTGGCGGCCGACGACGAGATCACGGCCCGGCCCCGGAAACTGGTCGCCGGTGGCCTCGCTGCGGGCTTTGCTATCACGGTCACGTTCCTCCTCTACGCGTCGTTGACGGCGAAAACGGACGGGGCCCCGGTCGCCAGCGCGCTGCTGTATCCGCTGGGATTTGTTTTCATCATTCTGGGCGACTACGAACTGTACACCGAGAACACGCTCCCGCCGGTGACGCTCGTCCTCGAACGCATCGCCAGCCTGCCAACGCTGGGCCGCATCTGGCTGCTGGTGCTGCTGGGGAACTTCGTCGGCGGCGCGCTGGGTGCGCTGGCCCTCTCCGCGACGGGCGTGCTCTCCTCGGCCTCGGCGACCGCTGCGGCGGGCTTTGCCACGGAGGCCATCGAGACGGCGTGGTGGACGCTGTTCATGAAAGCGGTGGTCGCCGGGCTCATCGTCGCCGGCGTCGTCTGGGTCGACTACTCGCTCCGGGACGGCATCGCCCGCATCACCATGGTCTACGTCGCCTTCCTCGCGATACCCATCGGGGACCTCTACCACGTCGTCGTCTCCTGGACGGAGATGCTGTATCTCGTCTTCGAGGGCGAGCTCGCGCTCGCGGTCGGGGTCTGGGAGTTCGTCGTTCCGGTCCTGCTGGGCAACTCTATCGGCGGGGTCCTGCTGGTGACCGTCGTCAACTACTTCCAGACGACCGAGCGCCGCGTCGCGACTGCCCGTGTGAGCAAGGTCCAGCAGCTCTCGGCGCGGGAGTGGCTGCTGGGCGGCGTCGCCGGGGACGACCGGTCCTACGTTCCCAAGCGGGAGGACCGGGAGTGA
- a CDS encoding DsrE family protein yields MSTRSSILVHVSTDDIGEWQMALRNLVNLVNDDSVETPPELMEVVVNGPGVRFLLESSPEAAKVTRMAEAGVEIAACANSLDRFDHAAQELATGVTTVRSGVAEVVRVQQRGDTYLKLP; encoded by the coding sequence ATGAGCACTCGAAGCTCGATTCTGGTCCACGTCTCCACCGACGACATCGGCGAGTGGCAGATGGCGCTGCGGAACCTCGTGAACCTCGTCAACGACGACTCCGTCGAGACGCCGCCGGAGCTGATGGAGGTCGTCGTCAACGGGCCCGGTGTCCGGTTCCTGCTCGAAAGCAGCCCGGAGGCCGCGAAGGTGACCCGGATGGCGGAGGCGGGGGTCGAAATCGCCGCCTGCGCGAACTCGCTGGACCGCTTCGACCACGCTGCCCAGGAACTCGCGACGGGCGTGACGACCGTTCGCTCCGGTGTCGCCGAGGTCGTGCGGGTCCAGCAGCGGGGCGACACCTATCTGAAGCTGCCCTGA
- the folP gene encoding dihydropteroate synthase, protein MEFHEAANFLFELRRFDSRAGTDATRALLSSLGDPQEGPSCVQIAGSNGKGSTARMVERALREAGLDVGLYTSPHLDDVRERIRVNGRKVPEAAVVEFVETAREYITGEGSAGDSPTFFETLTAFAFWEFDRQDVDVAVLEVGIGGKYDATSVVSPVASAVTSVTLEHTHILGDTVEEIATDKAHVAPADRPLVTGTTGDALAAVREQAGDVITVGDGSAGDSGDGDPDVRVSYGGREGLEAAVDIEGPDWAVDTHLPLLGEHQAHNAGIAATLVGQVADVVGTDISRTHVERGLRNAHWPGRFEVMGESPLVVLDGAHNPGGLERTMETLADFEYHDLHVVLGAMVDKDHAAIATELTAADHVVACRPNVDRGESPDVLAEALRGATDAEVETRSDVAGALGIALEAAGPGDAVLVTGSLYAVREARTRWARAMIPKDVDSIPEAKATIEAAHVTKAGAWRMRGKAVHRVLRTRVQPRQAQYLKEELLSLGGECAVSGLNDQDEERVDCVLMGTMAQFKRLADKLDGQPYGLSTFSDELREALDIQQPASSADYPWSDGTAVMGILNITPDSFHDGGEYNAIEDAVARAEQMVADGADILDIGGESTRPGADPVPVTEEIDRVVPVVEALADVDVAISVDTRKAEVARAALDAGADILNDVSGLEDPEMRLVAAEYDVPVVVMHSINTPVDPDSDIHYDDVVGDIIDELTERVLLAEKAGLDREQILVDPGIGFGKSPAESFELLDRIDEFRALGCPILVGHSHKSLFGFVGEEPGDCLEATIAGTTIATERGADVIRVHDVAENVAAVNVAQAARDPDGFDE, encoded by the coding sequence ATGGAGTTCCACGAGGCCGCGAACTTCCTCTTCGAGTTGCGCCGGTTCGACTCCCGGGCCGGCACTGACGCCACGCGGGCGCTGCTGTCTTCGCTGGGCGACCCACAGGAGGGGCCCAGCTGCGTGCAGATAGCCGGCTCCAACGGCAAGGGGTCGACCGCCCGGATGGTCGAGCGGGCGCTCCGAGAGGCCGGCCTCGACGTCGGCCTCTACACCTCGCCACATCTGGACGACGTCCGCGAGCGAATCAGGGTCAACGGCCGCAAGGTGCCCGAGGCCGCCGTCGTCGAGTTCGTCGAGACCGCTCGCGAGTACATCACGGGCGAGGGTTCGGCCGGCGACTCACCCACCTTCTTCGAGACGCTGACCGCCTTCGCCTTCTGGGAGTTCGACCGCCAGGACGTCGACGTGGCCGTCCTGGAGGTGGGCATCGGCGGGAAGTACGACGCCACCAGCGTCGTTTCCCCGGTCGCCAGCGCGGTGACGAGCGTCACGCTCGAACACACGCACATCCTCGGCGACACCGTCGAAGAGATAGCGACGGACAAGGCCCACGTCGCGCCGGCCGACCGGCCGCTGGTGACCGGTACGACGGGCGACGCACTCGCCGCGGTGCGCGAGCAGGCCGGCGACGTCATTACTGTGGGGGACGGAAGCGCCGGCGATAGCGGTGACGGCGACCCCGACGTGCGAGTCAGCTACGGCGGTCGCGAAGGGCTGGAGGCCGCCGTCGACATCGAGGGGCCCGACTGGGCCGTCGACACCCATCTGCCGCTGCTGGGCGAGCACCAGGCCCACAACGCGGGTATCGCCGCGACGCTCGTCGGGCAGGTCGCCGATGTCGTGGGGACCGATATCTCCCGGACACACGTCGAACGCGGGCTGCGAAACGCCCACTGGCCGGGTCGCTTCGAGGTGATGGGCGAGTCGCCGCTCGTCGTCCTCGACGGCGCCCACAACCCGGGCGGGCTCGAACGGACGATGGAGACCCTTGCCGACTTCGAGTACCACGACCTCCACGTCGTCCTGGGCGCGATGGTCGATAAGGACCACGCCGCCATCGCGACCGAACTCACAGCGGCCGACCACGTCGTCGCCTGCCGACCCAACGTGGACCGCGGGGAGTCACCCGACGTGCTGGCCGAGGCCTTACGCGGGGCGACCGACGCCGAGGTCGAGACCCGGTCGGACGTGGCCGGCGCGCTGGGAATCGCCCTCGAGGCTGCCGGGCCGGGCGACGCCGTCCTCGTGACGGGGTCGCTCTACGCCGTCCGCGAGGCCCGCACCCGCTGGGCCCGCGCGATGATACCGAAAGACGTCGATTCGATTCCCGAGGCGAAAGCCACCATCGAGGCCGCCCACGTCACGAAAGCCGGCGCCTGGCGGATGCGCGGGAAGGCCGTCCACCGCGTTCTCCGGACACGCGTCCAGCCCCGACAGGCGCAGTATCTCAAGGAGGAGCTGCTGTCGCTGGGCGGGGAGTGTGCCGTCTCCGGGCTGAACGACCAGGACGAGGAACGGGTCGACTGCGTGCTGATGGGGACGATGGCCCAGTTCAAGCGCCTCGCGGACAAGCTCGACGGCCAGCCATACGGCCTCTCGACCTTTTCGGACGAACTGCGCGAGGCACTCGACATCCAGCAGCCCGCCAGCAGCGCCGACTACCCCTGGAGCGACGGCACCGCGGTGATGGGCATCCTCAACATCACGCCCGACTCGTTCCACGACGGCGGGGAGTACAACGCAATCGAGGACGCCGTGGCCCGTGCCGAGCAGATGGTCGCCGACGGCGCGGACATCCTCGACATCGGCGGCGAGTCGACCAGACCGGGGGCCGACCCGGTTCCGGTCACCGAGGAGATAGACCGTGTCGTCCCGGTCGTCGAGGCGCTCGCTGACGTCGACGTCGCCATCTCCGTCGACACCCGGAAAGCCGAGGTGGCCCGCGCGGCCCTCGATGCCGGGGCGGACATCCTCAACGACGTGTCGGGACTCGAAGACCCGGAGATGCGACTCGTCGCTGCGGAGTACGACGTGCCCGTCGTCGTGATGCACTCCATCAACACGCCCGTCGACCCGGACAGCGACATCCACTACGACGACGTGGTCGGCGACATCATCGACGAACTGACCGAGCGCGTGTTACTGGCCGAGAAGGCGGGACTGGACCGCGAGCAGATTCTGGTCGACCCCGGCATCGGCTTCGGGAAATCGCCCGCCGAGAGCTTCGAGCTGCTCGACCGCATCGACGAGTTCCGTGCGCTTGGCTGTCCGATACTGGTCGGCCACTCCCACAAGTCTCTCTTTGGGTTCGTTGGCGAGGAACCCGGCGACTGTCTGGAGGCGACGATAGCGGGGACGACTATCGCCACGGAGCGGGGCGCCGACGTGATACGGGTCCACGACGTGGCCGAGAACGTCGCCGCGGTCAACGTCGCACAGGCGGCCCGGGACCCCGACGGGTTCGACGAGTAG
- a CDS encoding DsrE family protein, whose translation MDALFGTGEETEQKYAILLAAGPDDAPVANNAFNYALEFADAGYEVQLFLDGQATKWPGAFAENPDLPFAHDWERIRDLGLLAGACGYCANAFDATEACENSGIELLSDEMSHAPAVARLADDGYELLTIG comes from the coding sequence ATGGATGCCCTCTTTGGGACCGGCGAGGAGACGGAACAGAAGTACGCGATACTGCTCGCCGCCGGACCGGACGACGCACCGGTGGCCAACAACGCGTTCAACTACGCGCTCGAGTTCGCCGACGCCGGCTACGAGGTACAGCTCTTCCTCGACGGCCAGGCCACGAAGTGGCCGGGGGCCTTCGCCGAGAACCCCGACCTGCCCTTCGCCCACGACTGGGAGCGGATTCGCGACCTCGGCCTGCTGGCCGGGGCCTGTGGCTACTGTGCGAACGCGTTCGACGCCACGGAGGCCTGCGAGAACTCCGGTATCGAACTCCTCAGCGACGAGATGTCACACGCACCGGCGGTGGCCCGGCTGGCCGACGATGGCTACGAGCTGCTCACTATCGGGTAA
- a CDS encoding HalOD1 output domain-containing protein, which produces MNSKGSLSAEVVTAVARVEGVDSDAVEPSLFEAIDSDALDRLFRETTGHVTFEYSGYEVTVTSGGEVSLAPLQE; this is translated from the coding sequence ATGAATAGTAAGGGCTCCTTGAGTGCCGAGGTCGTCACGGCCGTCGCCCGTGTCGAAGGCGTCGACTCCGACGCGGTCGAACCGTCACTGTTCGAGGCGATAGACAGCGACGCGCTGGACCGGCTGTTCCGGGAGACGACCGGTCACGTCACCTTCGAGTACAGCGGTTACGAGGTGACGGTCACCAGCGGGGGGGAGGTCTCGCTCGCCCCGCTCCAGGAGTAG
- the purH gene encoding bifunctional phosphoribosylaminoimidazolecarboxamide formyltransferase/IMP cyclohydrolase, protein MKLAGMASNRGRNLLNIADRAPGGAEFAVVLTNDADAPVLEAAAERGIPTEVVERGDDESREAHEERVLDALADYDFDLVTLDGYMRILSETFIEGTPTTLNVHPSLLPNFPGMDTHEQVLEAGVKVTGCTVHVVDETVDGGPIVTQEPIPVFEGDDTEDLKERVLYEGEFTAYPRVVKWFAQDRVEVDWDDGTVDVEGDEGGDFPARRLVSDDRAADLRYGENPHQDAALYADTTVSEASVVHADQLNEGAKALSYNNYNDADGALNLIKEFDEPAAAVIKHTNPAGCATADSVAEAYGKALSTDPMSAFGGIVALNRECDTATAEQIIDSFKEVVVAPSYTDAALDVLFQKENLRVLEVNDNFEVTDTLTEKPLVGGRLVQERDTQHLTPEDLEVVTERQPTEEQLDSMLFAWHTLKHVKSNGILFAKGTETVGIGMGQVSRVDAVRLAAMKADEHAEGKDAEGAVMASDAFFPFPDGIEEAAKAGIEAVIQPGGSKNDESVIEAADEHDMTMVMTGQRSFRHD, encoded by the coding sequence ATGAAACTCGCCGGTATGGCCAGCAACCGTGGCCGGAACCTTCTGAACATCGCCGACCGTGCGCCGGGTGGCGCGGAGTTCGCCGTCGTCCTGACGAACGACGCCGACGCGCCAGTCCTGGAGGCGGCGGCCGAGCGTGGCATCCCGACCGAGGTCGTCGAGCGCGGTGACGACGAGTCCCGCGAGGCCCACGAGGAACGGGTCCTCGACGCGCTCGCCGACTACGACTTCGACCTGGTGACGCTGGACGGCTACATGCGCATCCTGAGCGAGACGTTCATCGAGGGCACACCGACCACCCTGAACGTCCACCCCTCCTTGCTCCCGAACTTCCCGGGGATGGACACCCACGAGCAGGTGCTCGAGGCGGGCGTCAAAGTCACCGGCTGTACTGTCCACGTCGTCGACGAGACGGTCGACGGCGGCCCCATCGTCACGCAAGAGCCCATCCCGGTCTTCGAGGGCGACGACACGGAGGACCTGAAAGAGCGCGTCCTCTACGAGGGCGAGTTCACGGCCTACCCCAGAGTCGTCAAGTGGTTCGCACAGGACCGCGTCGAGGTCGACTGGGACGATGGCACGGTCGACGTCGAAGGCGACGAGGGTGGGGACTTCCCGGCCCGCCGGCTGGTCTCGGACGACCGCGCCGCGGACCTGCGCTACGGTGAGAACCCCCATCAGGACGCCGCGCTGTACGCCGACACCACGGTCTCGGAAGCCAGCGTCGTCCACGCCGACCAGCTCAACGAGGGCGCGAAGGCCCTGAGCTACAACAACTACAACGACGCCGACGGCGCCCTGAACCTCATCAAGGAGTTCGACGAGCCCGCCGCCGCGGTCATCAAGCACACCAACCCCGCCGGCTGTGCGACCGCCGACTCCGTCGCGGAGGCCTACGGCAAGGCCCTCTCGACGGACCCGATGAGCGCCTTCGGTGGTATCGTCGCGCTCAACCGCGAGTGTGACACCGCGACCGCCGAGCAGATCATCGACTCGTTCAAGGAGGTCGTCGTCGCGCCGAGCTACACCGACGCCGCGCTCGATGTCCTCTTCCAGAAGGAGAATCTGCGCGTGCTGGAGGTCAACGACAACTTCGAGGTCACCGACACATTGACCGAGAAGCCCCTCGTCGGGGGCCGCCTGGTTCAGGAACGGGACACCCAGCATCTCACGCCCGAGGACCTGGAGGTCGTCACCGAGCGCCAGCCCACCGAGGAACAGCTCGACTCGATGCTGTTCGCGTGGCACACGCTCAAACACGTCAAGTCGAACGGCATCCTCTTCGCGAAGGGGACCGAGACGGTCGGCATCGGTATGGGCCAGGTCTCCCGCGTGGACGCCGTCCGACTCGCGGCGATGAAGGCCGACGAACACGCCGAGGGCAAAGACGCCGAGGGTGCCGTGATGGCCTCCGACGCATTCTTCCCGTTCCCGGACGGCATCGAGGAGGCCGCGAAGGCGGGCATCGAGGCCGTCATCCAGCCCGGCGGCTCGAAGAACGACGAGAGCGTCATCGAGGCCGCCGACGAACACGACATGACGATGGTCATGACCGGCCAGCGGTCTTTCAGACACGACTGA
- the purB gene encoding adenylosuccinate lyase, producing MTDRGPLAAVSPLDGRYARYTKPLVPYASERALMRARVEVEVEYLIALADLDATPLTIDADQRADLRALYEEFDDEDANVVKQLETEGYGEYSATNHDVKAIEYFIRLGMPDGLDADHWIHFGLTSEDVNNLAHRLLVKPAAEDVLVPELREIRDTLVEMAHDYADLPMLARTHGQPATPTTFGKEMAVYASRLGQAIARIERAADSLSGKLAGASGTYAAHHAAYPDVDWPAVAESFVDSLGLDHEPLTTQVNPCDDLAVLFDAVRGANNVLLDMDRDMWLYVSDRYLGQRTVEGETGSSTMPHKVNPIDFENSEGNLSKANSDLVFLGDYVTNSRLQRDLSDSTVKRNIGSAFAYSLIAYGKCQNGLAKVVPNEQVMREELDETPEIIGEAVQTILRREGHDDAYEQVKKATRGKDVTIEDFRAMIAELDVSEDVRSELEALTPAGYTGLAAELAEGIDRD from the coding sequence ATGACCGACAGAGGGCCACTCGCCGCCGTCTCGCCGCTGGACGGCCGGTACGCCCGCTATACGAAGCCGCTCGTCCCGTACGCTAGCGAGCGGGCGCTCATGCGCGCCCGCGTGGAAGTCGAGGTGGAGTATCTCATCGCCCTGGCCGACCTCGATGCCACGCCGTTGACTATCGATGCGGACCAGCGAGCCGACCTTCGCGCCCTCTACGAGGAGTTCGACGACGAGGACGCGAACGTCGTCAAGCAACTGGAGACCGAGGGCTACGGCGAGTATTCGGCGACGAACCACGACGTCAAAGCCATCGAGTACTTCATCCGGCTCGGGATGCCCGACGGGCTCGACGCCGACCACTGGATTCACTTCGGGCTCACGAGCGAGGACGTGAACAACCTCGCTCACCGCCTGCTGGTCAAGCCCGCCGCCGAGGACGTGCTCGTGCCGGAACTGCGGGAGATTCGGGACACACTCGTCGAGATGGCCCACGACTACGCCGACCTCCCGATGCTCGCCCGCACCCACGGCCAGCCCGCCACCCCGACGACCTTCGGCAAGGAGATGGCCGTCTACGCCTCCCGACTCGGCCAGGCCATCGCCCGCATCGAGCGCGCCGCTGACTCCCTCTCGGGGAAACTCGCCGGTGCGTCGGGCACCTACGCGGCCCACCACGCCGCCTACCCCGACGTGGACTGGCCCGCCGTCGCCGAGTCGTTCGTCGATTCGCTCGGCCTCGACCACGAACCGCTGACGACGCAGGTCAACCCCTGTGACGACCTCGCAGTCCTCTTCGACGCGGTGCGGGGCGCCAACAACGTCCTGCTGGATATGGACCGAGATATGTGGCTCTACGTCTCGGACCGCTATCTGGGCCAGCGGACTGTCGAGGGCGAGACCGGCTCCTCGACGATGCCCCACAAGGTCAATCCCATCGACTTCGAGAACAGCGAGGGGAACCTCTCGAAGGCCAATTCGGACCTGGTGTTCCTGGGCGACTACGTCACCAACTCCAGGCTCCAGCGTGACCTCTCGGACTCGACGGTCAAGCGCAACATCGGCTCGGCCTTCGCCTACTCGCTTATCGCCTACGGCAAATGCCAGAACGGGCTGGCGAAGGTCGTCCCCAACGAGCAGGTCATGCGTGAGGAACTGGACGAGACCCCGGAGATAATCGGTGAGGCGGTCCAGACGATTCTCCGTCGCGAGGGCCACGACGACGCCTACGAGCAGGTGAAAAAGGCGACGCGAGGGAAAGACGTCACCATCGAGGACTTCCGGGCGATGATTGCGGAACTGGACGTCAGCGAGGACGTACGCTCCGAACTGGAAGCGCTGACGCCGGCGGGCTACACCGGGCTCGCGGCCGAACTGGCCGAGGGCATCGACAGGGACTGA
- a CDS encoding MFS transporter, which produces MVLGTDSRVLTLAFARMADALGNSFLIIVLPLYIASGQVTLTGIAGTEILGFVLREETLIGLVLSLFGLLNSFGQPFTGRLSDRTGRRRVFVLTGLVLFGIGSAAYPFLTSYWSVLAARAFQGIGAAFTIPATVALVNDYAASDSERGGNFGVFNTFRLIGFGFGPIVAGILITGGLSSEGVVTYTLGAFSLSGFNAAFAVAVLGAIISFCLVAALIDDPPAAADAASKNLSIAVLDPDGEGLDPVFVLGVATFLMATTIALFATLEGPIRMRLDESTFMFSVQFAAVVIANVIFQVPIGRASDRFGRRPFVVAGFAVLVPSVYAQGIVMDPWLMLAARFVQGIAVALVFAPSLALAGDLAGERGSGTTLSVLTMAFGLGVAAGPLASGVLYNLGGFSTPFTVGAVLALAALGLTYWQVEETLSVEADAGAAPAQD; this is translated from the coding sequence ATGGTCCTCGGTACGGATTCCCGCGTCTTGACCCTGGCATTTGCCCGTATGGCCGACGCGCTGGGCAACTCCTTTCTCATCATCGTCCTGCCGCTGTACATCGCCAGCGGGCAGGTGACACTCACTGGTATCGCAGGGACGGAGATTCTGGGCTTCGTCCTGCGTGAGGAGACCCTCATCGGGCTGGTGCTGTCGCTGTTTGGCCTGTTGAACTCCTTCGGGCAGCCGTTCACGGGCCGGCTCTCCGACCGGACCGGCCGCCGTCGGGTGTTCGTCCTCACGGGACTGGTGCTGTTCGGAATCGGCAGTGCTGCCTACCCGTTCCTCACGTCCTACTGGTCGGTACTCGCCGCCAGAGCGTTCCAGGGTATCGGGGCGGCCTTCACTATCCCCGCCACCGTCGCCCTGGTCAACGACTACGCCGCAAGCGACAGCGAGCGCGGCGGCAACTTCGGCGTGTTCAACACGTTCCGACTGATTGGTTTCGGCTTCGGCCCCATCGTCGCCGGGATTCTCATCACGGGCGGCTTGAGTTCGGAGGGCGTCGTCACGTACACGTTGGGCGCGTTCTCGCTCTCCGGGTTCAACGCCGCCTTCGCCGTCGCCGTCCTCGGTGCAATCATCAGCTTCTGTCTCGTCGCCGCCCTCATCGACGACCCGCCGGCCGCTGCCGACGCCGCGAGCAAGAACCTCTCTATCGCCGTGCTGGACCCCGACGGCGAGGGGCTGGACCCCGTCTTCGTCCTCGGTGTCGCCACGTTCCTGATGGCGACGACTATCGCGCTCTTTGCGACGCTCGAAGGCCCGATTCGGATGCGCCTAGACGAATCGACGTTCATGTTCAGCGTCCAGTTCGCCGCCGTCGTCATCGCGAACGTCATCTTTCAGGTCCCAATCGGCCGGGCGAGCGACCGCTTTGGCCGCCGTCCGTTCGTCGTCGCCGGCTTCGCCGTGCTCGTCCCGTCGGTGTACGCCCAGGGTATCGTGATGGACCCCTGGCTCATGCTCGCTGCCCGATTCGTCCAGGGTATCGCCGTCGCGCTCGTGTTCGCCCCGTCGCTCGCGCTGGCCGGCGACCTCGCCGGCGAGCGGGGCTCGGGCACGACGCTGTCGGTCCTCACGATGGCCTTCGGCCTCGGCGTCGCCGCCGGACCGCTGGCCTCCGGCGTCCTCTACAACCTCGGGGGCTTCTCGACCCCCTTCACCGTCGGCGCGGTGCTGGCACTCGCCGCGCTCGGACTGACTTACTGGCAGGTCGAGGAGACGCTCTCGGTCGAGGCGGACGCTGGAGCGGCCCCGGCACAGGACTGA
- a CDS encoding HdeD family acid-resistance protein, with protein MATEASSSDSMQAQLQQGGVVGGVLLAILGLLALVTPFITGLALSILLGAALVVGALVHVAAAFSAGSARGVVWQVILGIAYGLVGISILANPLLGLTTLTVLVIAFFAVEGIVQLVWAVSGAGSPLWLGLSGAISLLLAGMLLVGFPATALWAVGVLFGVDLLVTGISMAMHGRTQESATTAEAPAETMG; from the coding sequence ATGGCAACAGAAGCATCATCCTCCGATTCGATGCAAGCGCAGCTACAGCAAGGCGGCGTCGTGGGCGGCGTCCTGCTGGCGATACTGGGTCTCCTCGCGCTGGTGACGCCCTTTATCACGGGACTCGCCCTCTCCATCCTGCTCGGGGCAGCGCTGGTCGTGGGGGCGCTCGTCCACGTCGCCGCGGCCTTTTCTGCCGGGTCGGCACGCGGTGTCGTCTGGCAGGTTATCCTCGGTATCGCCTACGGCCTCGTCGGCATCTCGATACTGGCCAACCCCCTGCTCGGGCTGACGACGCTGACCGTCCTGGTCATCGCCTTCTTCGCGGTCGAGGGCATCGTCCAGCTCGTCTGGGCGGTCTCCGGCGCGGGGAGCCCGCTCTGGCTCGGCCTCAGCGGCGCCATCTCGCTGCTGCTGGCCGGGATGTTGCTGGTCGGGTTCCCGGCCACCGCGCTGTGGGCCGTCGGCGTCCTCTTCGGCGTGGACCTGCTGGTCACCGGCATCTCGATGGCCATGCACGGCCGGACGCAGGAGTCGGCGACCACCGCCGAAGCACCCGCCGAGACGATGGGCTAA
- a CDS encoding phosphoribosyltransferase: protein MFTDRTDAGEQLAAAVRRSDIEVDIVLGIPRGGLPVARPVADALSVPLDVVVASKVGAPGNPELAVAAVADDGTTWRNDSLIGKLDLTTGYLEDEIEHEQRAARQKRERYREGRPPLDLTGKHVLVVDDGLATGATMFACVERVREAGAASVAAAVPVGSPRTADQLERQVDHLEILERPRSFRAVGQFFRDFSQVTDEEAMALLN, encoded by the coding sequence ATGTTCACAGACCGAACGGACGCCGGTGAACAGCTAGCTGCAGCGGTCCGTCGGTCGGACATCGAGGTCGACATCGTCCTGGGGATTCCCCGCGGCGGCCTCCCGGTCGCTCGCCCCGTCGCCGACGCGCTTTCGGTTCCCCTCGACGTTGTGGTCGCGAGCAAAGTGGGCGCGCCGGGCAACCCCGAGCTGGCGGTCGCCGCCGTCGCCGACGACGGGACGACCTGGCGCAACGACTCGCTCATCGGGAAACTCGACCTGACGACCGGGTATCTGGAAGACGAAATCGAACACGAACAGCGGGCCGCCCGGCAGAAACGCGAGCGCTACCGCGAGGGCCGGCCGCCACTCGACCTGACCGGTAAGCACGTCCTCGTCGTCGACGACGGACTGGCGACCGGGGCGACGATGTTCGCCTGTGTCGAGCGGGTCCGGGAGGCCGGCGCGGCGAGCGTCGCCGCCGCGGTACCGGTCGGGTCGCCCCGGACCGCCGACCAGCTGGAGCGACAGGTCGACCACCTCGAGATACTGGAGCGGCCCCGGAGCTTCAGGGCCGTCGGACAGTTCTTTCGGGACTTCTCGCAGGTCACCGACGAGGAAGCGATGGCACTGCTAAACTAA